In Coregonus clupeaformis isolate EN_2021a chromosome 7, ASM2061545v1, whole genome shotgun sequence, one genomic interval encodes:
- the LOC123491325 gene encoding protein ALP1-like encodes MVGARIARMDTNYRESISPVERLEIWLRFLATGDSYRTIGFSVRVGRSTVAGIGPSVAQAICDCLVGEYIPVPKEEDWRAITAEFLERWNFPNCLGSIDGKHVVIQAPPCSGSQFYNYKGTYSVVLLAVVDAIYCFRVVYVGANSKGSDGGTHRDSPFGQALQDGTLHHSLGLKTWDPFPHVFVGDEAFPLRPNLMRPYAGRQLPLPKPVRIFNKRLSRARLVVECAFGILAARWRMFRRVLGLSPSDVDACVKATCSPQLPAEGIPGAAPDGDGHAKWSPT; translated from the exons ATGGTTGGAGCCAGGATCGCCCGGATGGATACCAACTACCGGGAGTCCATCAGCCCAGTTGAACGTCTGGAGATTTGGCTCCG attcttggCGACAGGGGACTCCTACAGAACCATCGGATTCAGCGTCCGAGTTGGACGGTCCACGGTGGCAGGCATTGGCCCCTCTGTGGCACAAGCCATTTGTGACTGTCTGGTCGGCGAATACATTCCTGTCCCCAAGGAGGAAGACTGGAGGGCCATCACTGCCGAGTTCCTGGAGAGGTGGAATTTCCCCAACTGTCTTGGCTCCATTGATGGTAAACATGTAGTGATCCAGGCTCCACCGTGCTCGGGTTCGCAATTCTACAACTACAAGGGAACATATTCCGTTGTACTCTTGGCTGTTGTAGATGCCATCTACTGTTTCCGTGTCGTCTATGTTGGTGCTAACAGCAAGGGAAGTGATGGCGGGACCCACCGGGACTCTCCCTTCGGCCAGGCTCTTCAGGATGGCACCCTGCATCACTCCCTGGGGCTGAAGACCTGGGACCCGTTCCCCCACGTCTTCGTCGGCGACGAGGCCTTCCCTTTGAGACCCAACCTCATGAGGCCCTACGCTGGACGCCAGCTGCCATTGCCAAAGCCTGTAAGGATCTTCAACAAACGACTGTCCAGGGCAAGGTTAGTTGTTGAATGCGCCTTTGGGATTCTGGCAGCCCGGTGGAGAATGTTTCGGAGAGTGCTTGGCCTCAGCCCCTCAGATGTCGATGCCTGCGTGAAGGCCACTTGTTCTCCACAACTACCTGCGGAGGGCATCCCAGGAGCCGCTCCGGATGGAGATGGACACGCCAAATGGTCACCTACCTGA